The following is a genomic window from Chloroflexota bacterium.
GGGCTCCGCCGCGTGGACGTTGACGTGGAACCACGTGTGGAGCATCCCCGGGATGCTCAGCGGCGTCGGCGACACGCCGGCCCCGAGGGCGAACCGGATGAACGCGAGATTCGCGTCCAGCCCGGCGCCGACGAGCCCGACGAGGCCGAGGACGACGCCTGTTGCGATGAACGCCTCGACGGCCCGCCAGTCGCGCCGGACGACGAGCCACCAGCCGAGCGCGAGCGGGCCGAGCTTGAGGACGGTGGCGAGGGCGGCGGCCGCACCCGCCAGGCGCGACCGGCCCTGGCTGGCGGCCCACCACACGACGACCGCGAGCGCCGTGATGATGCCGTTGAGGTTCCCTGACAGCGCCGCGATCGAGAGCGGCGACTGGAAGCCGGGCATCTGGTACGGGATCCGGAGGACCAGCGCGACCGGCCAGCCGAGAGCGAGGACGATGACGAGGCCGGCGAGCGTGATCCGGTCGCCGGCGGCCGCGAACCAGATGGCGAGCCCGATGACGACCGCGAGGCACGCCGCCCACCAGGCGGTCATCGATCCCTCGCCGAGGGCGGCGAGTGGCCGCCAGATGACGGCGATGAGGGGCGGCGAGAGGAGCGGTGCCGGGAAGAGACCCGGATAGCCCGGGACCGGGCGATCGCCGAAGCGCAGCGGACCGTACAGGTCATGGCCGGCGTTGAGCCGCTGGCCCGCGGCGAAGTAGTTCGACGGATCGCTCCCGATGATCGTCGGGTGGAGAAGGTTGGGCAGGTGGATCGTCCCCGTCACCCACAGCTCGCCGAAGATGGCGGCGATGATGGCGAGGCGGACGAGCACGATCGCTCCCGATGCCGCGCCACCCGGGCGCCAACCGTCAGACACCATCCGGCCGGTCGCGCCACGTGCCGTCGGGGTCCTCGGCCGCGGTCCGGAACATCCCGTGGAACAGTGAGACATCCTCCGATGCCGGGTCCCACACCCGGCCGTGCCGGGCACCCGCCGCGGCGGCGACACGATAGCGAAGGTCGGGCCGATGCGTCGACCACGAAGCGCGGGGCGAAGGCCGGTGAAGGAACCATGGCCGAAACCTCATCGACGCGGCATCGTCTTTCAGGTTCCCCTCAGCGAAGCTCCGGACACTGGGGGTGCACAACCCACGGCGATGCGAGGCTGTTCACCCATGACCCCCGTTCCGCGACTCACCCATCGGGTGGCGGTCCCGCGGACGTGGCCCATCCGGGCCGTCGACCTTGCCGCCCTCGTCCTCGGCAACGGCGCTGTCATCGTCGCGATGTGGGTCCGCCACGGCGGACTCGCCGAGCTGGGGAGCGTGGCCGGGGCCATCACCGCCGCCGGAGAGATCGCCGCGCTCATCGGTACCTACGCCGTCCTCCTCGGGCTCGTCCTCATGTCCCGCTCACCGTGGCTCGATCAGGTCTTCGGTCCGGATCGACTCGCGGCCATCCATCGATGGCTCGGCTTCGCCGCCGTCTGGCTCATCGCCGCCCACGGACTGCTCACGACCGTGGGCTGGGGCATGGCTGACGGTCGATCCGTCGTCGATGAGGCGTGGACGCTCCTCACGACGTACCCGTACATCCTCATGACGACCGTGGGGATGGGGTTGTTCATCGCCGTTGCCGTCGCATCCATGCGGGCCGCCCGGCAGCATCTCTCGTACGAGACCTGGCACGGGATCCACCTCTATGCCTACCTTGCGATCGCCCTGACGTTCGCCCACGAGATCGTGCTCGGGACGGACTTCGCCACCGATCCGGTCGCCCGCATCTACTGGTCGGTGCTCTATGCCGTCGTCATCGGGCTCATCGTCATGTTCCGGTTCGGTGCGCCGGTCCGGCTGTCCCTCCGCCACCAACTCCGAGTCGCGAACGTCGTGCGGGAGGCGCCCGGCGTGGTTTCCGTG
Proteins encoded in this region:
- a CDS encoding DUF2029 domain-containing protein, with the protein product MVSDGWRPGGAASGAIVLVRLAIIAAIFGELWVTGTIHLPNLLHPTIIGSDPSNYFAAGQRLNAGHDLYGPLRFGDRPVPGYPGLFPAPLLSPPLIAVIWRPLAALGEGSMTAWWAACLAVVIGLAIWFAAAGDRITLAGLVIVLALGWPVALVLRIPYQMPGFQSPLSIAALSGNLNGIITALAVVVWWAASQGRSRLAGAAAALATVLKLGPLALGWWLVVRRDWRAVEAFIATGVVLGLVGLVGAGLDANLAFIRFALGAGVSPTPLSIPGMLHTWFHVNVHAAEPGTMVAVVVGFVVVALTRDRPRVSFLAAILVIIYSSPVVLTGNFVFLLAALAPWHVPARPGPQPTLRERVASLRTTFP
- a CDS encoding ferredoxin reductase family protein encodes the protein MTPVPRLTHRVAVPRTWPIRAVDLAALVLGNGAVIVAMWVRHGGLAELGSVAGAITAAGEIAALIGTYAVLLGLVLMSRSPWLDQVFGPDRLAAIHRWLGFAAVWLIAAHGLLTTVGWGMADGRSVVDEAWTLLTTYPYILMTTVGMGLFIAVAVASMRAARQHLSYETWHGIHLYAYLAIALTFAHEIVLGTDFATDPVARIYWSVLYAVVIGLIVMFRFGAPVRLSLRHQLRVANVVREAPGVVSVYMTGRDLHALAVRAGQYFQWRFLARDGWWRAHPYSISAAPNGAWLRVTAKDLGDDSRSLAALPIGTRVFIEGPYGTLTGERRERRRVLLIAGGIGITPLRALLEELPAGPGDLTLIYRTRRAEEVVFREELETLGRLRHVPIHYLVGRRGVDLTTDPLAPSAIQRLVPDVVMRDVYVCGPDPMMAATAGSLRALGVPSARIHSERFGY